The genomic DNA TAGAAGTGGGGGATATCAATATTGCTGGCCTCAACTTACGTTATCAAACTAAGGCCGATGGCTCGACCAACTTAGATGACTTAACTCAGGCGGGTAGCTCACAAACGGCATCAGAATCCGATCCTACGCAGTCGCAACAGCCCGCTTCAAGCAGCGCTAGCGATTGGCAAATTCGTTTATCGGGAATCAATGTGTCTGATGCTAACGTTCAGTTAATCGATTTAAAACAGAACAAAACTCAGCTCTTAGGGCCTGTTAACTTTACTTTGCAAGGCTTAGAACTAGACCAAGACAACGCCTTTAGTATGTCTTTAAAATACACCGATGGTAAGCTGCAGTTAGCAGATGAGTTGCAGGGTTTGTTATTTGTAGCTAGTGATTTTGACCAGCTGGCCTTAAAAGGTGTGACGAATACATTAACCCTAGAAGGCGCATCACTACCCAATGGCAAGATGAACATTGCCAGTGAGTTTGAGCTCGCTTATACCCTGAGCAGTAAAACAGCACAATTGAGTGAGCTAAAAGTTGATATTGATGGTAATACTCAGTTAAACGGTTCTAGTAGCGTGGTATTGGCCGATTTACCCTTAATCAAGTTTGACCTGCATATTCCTTTATTAGATAGCAAATACTTCTTAGCTGCTGATACCCAGAGTAGCAGCAGCGAGCAGCAAACACCTAGCAATAAAGAAAGCACAACACCGAGTGAGCAGGAACCCGATTTAAGCGCACTAAAGTTATTTAATTTAGATGGTCAGCTAAGTATAGATAAGCTGCAACATGGCAAATTGCACATAGAGAATCTAAAGCAACAGCTTAGCTTGAAAAATGCGGTTTTACGTTTGAATGAGCTTAGCGCCGAGCTTTACGGTGGTAAATTTAATACTAGCGCTAGCTTAAATGCTCAAGGAAAAGTCGCCACTTATAAGTTAAACGCTAATCTTGCTAATGTTCAAGCGCGGCCTCTACTTAGCGATGCGGCAGATTTTGAATTTATCGCAGGCTCCTTACAGTCTACGCTTAAGCTACAAGGCAAGGGCTTAACTCAGACTGCGATTAAACAAAATATCAGCGGTCCGATAAACGCATCTTTCACTGACGGTGCTATTTATGGCATCAACATTCCACAAATGATCCGCACCACCAAAGCGCAGCTTCAAGGTGGGGACAGACAACAGGCTCAGCAAGAGCAAAAAACTGACTTTAGCGAACTACTATTAGAGGTTAACTTAGGTAACAGCCTAGCAACAGTCAGTAAAGCACAGCTCATTTCGCCGTTGTTA from Agarivorans gilvus includes the following:
- a CDS encoding AsmA family protein: MKKLLYAIAALLLVFVVVIVVAVSLVNTDDIKQLLVTKTKQATGRDLVIEGDLSWRFFPSIGFELGKLRLVDPPEFGDGNTFSMDGAEMSVALLPLFSKTIEVGDINIAGLNLRYQTKADGSTNLDDLTQAGSSQTASESDPTQSQQPASSSASDWQIRLSGINVSDANVQLIDLKQNKTQLLGPVNFTLQGLELDQDNAFSMSLKYTDGKLQLADELQGLLFVASDFDQLALKGVTNTLTLEGASLPNGKMNIASEFELAYTLSSKTAQLSELKVDIDGNTQLNGSSSVVLADLPLIKFDLHIPLLDSKYFLAADTQSSSSEQQTPSNKESTTPSEQEPDLSALKLFNLDGQLSIDKLQHGKLHIENLKQQLSLKNAVLRLNELSAELYGGKFNTSASLNAQGKVATYKLNANLANVQARPLLSDAADFEFIAGSLQSTLKLQGKGLTQTAIKQNISGPINASFTDGAIYGINIPQMIRTTKAQLQGGDRQQAQQEQKTDFSELLLEVNLGNSLATVSKAQLISPLLRVDGQGNSHLVRESLDFDFIVKVVASLEGQGAKNDLAGLNIPLKIGGNWTSPEINLDMKKLLQGQAKEALSKELNKALGDDENSKKLLDSLGSFFN